One Desulfobacterales bacterium genomic window, ACAAAATGTGCCACATAGCATCTCTTTTGCCACGATTCGCTGATGTTGGCTCCAATCGAACGCGATGATCTGCGCACTTGGTCCGTCAAGGAATACATCTCCTCCTTTGGGAAATTCTTTGTTAGAA contains:
- a CDS encoding four helix bundle protein, encoding MRIGSFRNLIVYQKAFDLQQQIFILTKNFPKEEMYSLTDQVRRSSRSIGANISESWQKRCYVAHFV